Sequence from the Methanobacteriaceae archaeon genome:
GAATGAAAACAAATTGGTTGAATCAACGGGAGAAAAGTATGGTGCATTATATTTCCTCTCTGATGAGATGGAAAAAAATTATAATCTCTTCCTGGATATTTGGGAAGAATTTAAGGAATAGAATTTAAAGAATAGTTATTCGATCTTATCAAAACGGAAAAAGTGTAAACATGTTAATGGAAATTAATCTATTTGGGCTGTCAAATATAATATCTACTTTGTTTATATTGGTTAAGTATTCAGCTTTAATAACCAGTATTGCTAATATCTGCCTTTTAGTGGGTATGCTATATGTATACTTAGAACGATACTTCAAAGTAAAATCCAAATTCACCACAACTTTAGTTTTATTCTCATTGCTTTTCCTGGCTCAAAACATATTATTTTCAGTTTATTTCATATACAACCTTCCCGAAACCATTATCAGTGCTGTTTTTCCTTTAATATTTTTAGGGCTTGAATTTACAGCTCTGGCTTTACTTTTAATGATAACCAGAGAATAAATCTTAAATTAAATAATATTTCTATCTAATTTACCTTTTGTACTTAGTTCTTTTTTAATTTAGTTATTTTTCTATTTAAGGTTCTTTTACTAAATTATTTATTTTAAATAAGTGTCTAAATTCGTTTTTATTTATTCATATACTATTCCACCTACGAATAATTAGGAATGAATTTGGAGGGAAAACGTAGGAAAATCTTAGGAAATTTTGGAAAAATTACTTTTAAGGAGTTAAACAAGAATTAATTAATCGAGAAATGATTAAAATGGAGGTTAAGAAATGATCGATGCAAAAGAAATTAAATCAGTTAAACTGACACCTTTTACCAAGATGTCAGCTTCAATATATGGAGTTTTAGGATTAATTGCAGCAATATTGATGTTAATAACGCTCAGCATCATACAAGTTGCAGGTATTATGCCCCAATTAGGGCATTTTAATGTGGTAACTGGAATTGGAATACCAATAATTATACTCTTTCCCATAGGTGCGTTTTTCAGTACTATAGTAATAAGTTTTTTCTCAGTAATGCTTTACAATGCATTAGTACCTAGGTTAGGCGGTATCAAATTAGAATTAGAAGGTAAAGATGTAGTGAAAATTCCGGTTATTTCATATGCTCTGATACTATCAGCTATTGGAGCAGTATGGGCTTTTATTGCAGGATTAGTTCTGGCAGCAGTAATTTCACCAGTATTCTCATTACTGAGTACCCTCAGTACCTTGCCTGAAGCAAGCCAAATAGCAGCTAATTTCACCAACGCTACTGGAGCAGCCATGCCCACAGGTGTAGCATTTGGAACCGCGGGTATCGTAGTGTCCCTGATGTTAATAATCGGACTACCAATCATGGTCTTTGTATTCGGTTTTATTTGGAACGCTTTGTTTGCACTATTCTACAACCATATAGCCACTAGAGCATCTAAAATCCAGTTAGAATTCAGTCAAATCACTGGAAACTTACATGAAATTAAAAATATACCAGTAATTCCAACCGCTCTGGCTGTAGCAATTACATATGCATTATTAGGATTATTAGGCATTCTATCGGGAAACTACACAGATTTCATAACTAACTTTGTGCAGTATTTCATAGGAACCGCGTTAATCGCACTTTTATACAACTACCTGGCACCTAAGATTGGCTCAATTAAATTAAATCTAGAATAATTAAGTTCTAGATTATTATTTTTTTTAAATGATTAAAATATGGGGTCAAGAGGACTATGAAAGCTATCTTATACACAAAATATGGGCCACCGGATGTTCTTGAACTGTCAGAGGTAGAAAAACCTATTCCTAATGATAATGAAGTGCTAATAAAAGTTCATGCCACAACAGTACACCGAGGGGATACCAGAATGCGTAGTTTAAATATTCCTGGCCCTCACTGGCAATTAATCTTTGCACGGATATTTTTGGGGATTAGAAAACCAAAAAGAGCAATATTGGGGATGGAGTTATCTGGGAAAATTGAAGCTGTTGGAAAAAATGTGACCCTCTTTAAAGAAGGAGACGAAATTTTTGCATCAACAGTTTGGTCTGGTTTTGGAGGATATGCCGAGTACAAATGTATGCCTGAAGACGGAGCACTGGCCATAAAACCTATCAATATGACCTTTGAGGAAGCTGCCACCATTCCTTCTGGGGGAATTACAAGCTTGGGCATTATTCGAATGGCAAATATCCAGAATGGACAGAAAGTTCTTATTTATGGTGCTTCAGGTAGCGTGGGAACATTTGCCGTACAGATTGCCAAGTCCCTGGGAGCAGAAGTTACCGGGGTTTGCAGTACCACTAATTTAGAAATGGTAAAATTCATGGGAGCTGATAAGGTAATTGATTACACTAAAGAGGATTTTACCCAAAATAGTGAGAAATATGATGTTATATTTGATACTGTAGCTAAGATTCCTCCTAAACAGGCTAAAAAATCTCTGAAGAAAACCGGAATCTATCTCAATGTTCATACTTCTTCAGAAAAAATAAAGACTAAAGATGCAATACACCTTCTCAAAGACCTTAAAGAGCTTATTGAAGCGGGAAAGATAAAAGCAGTTATTGATAAACGATATATTCTAGATGAAATTATCGAAGCCCATCGGTATGTTGATAAAGGACATAAAAAGGGGAATGTGGTCATAACTGTGGAACATGATAATTAAAAATGATTAAAAAGTTTAAAAAAGGTGAAAAAATGGATTCATTAAATTATCTAAGTAAATTAGGGGGAAATTATGAAAGCAGCCATATGCACAAAATACGGGCCACCGGAAGTTTTAAAGATTAAAGAAGTAGAAAAACCAGTTCCCAGGGATAATGAATTACTGATAAAAGTAAAAGCAACAACAGTTACATCAGGGGATTCCCGGGTGCGGGGTTTCAGGGTTCCTCTCTCTTTCTGGCTTCTTGCAAAAATAGCCCTTGGTTTTCGAGGACCCCGAAAAAATATACTTGGGGCAGACTTAGCAGGTGAAATTGAATCGGTAGGTAAAGATGTAAAACGTTTTAAGGAAGGGAACCAGGTTATTGCATATCCGGGCCATATTGGTGGTGCATATGCTGAGTATGTATGCCTAAATGAAGATATGGCCGTGGCAATCAAACCAGTGAATTTGACCTATGAAAAAGCAGCCGCCGTTCCATTTGGAGGCAATACTGCCTTGCATTTTATAAAACAGGCTAACATCCAGAAAGGACAAAAAGTCCTTATTTACGGTGCTTCAGCAGCGTAGGTACTTTCGCAGTTCAACTGGCCAAGTACTTCGGGGCAGAGGTTACTGGAGTGTGCAGTACGGCAAATATTGATTTGATGAAATCATTGGGAGCCAATAAGGTGATTGATTACACTAAAGAGGATTTCACCCAAAAAGGTGAAAAATATGATGTGATTCTTGACGCAGTGGGTATGGCTTCGTTTTCTGGTTGTATGGGATCCTTAAAGAAGAAAGGAACTTATCTTCAAGTTGTGGCTGCACCGGCCACCAGTATTAGAATGCGATTAACTGGATTAACCAGCAAAAAGACACTGATTGGTGGCACAGCAATTCCCCAGACTGAAAACTTAATTTTCCTCCAAGAACTTATTGAAAATGGAGATATACAACCAGTCATTGATAGAACCTATCCTATGGAACAAATTGTAGAGGCCCACCGGTACGTGGATCAAGGACACAAAAAGGGAAATGTTGTAATAAATATAGAATAAAATGGGTGTAAAAATGGAAAAAAATGATAATGAAATAAAAGATTCTTTGCCGAAGAAAGTTCTACTGGTATTGTATTCGTACCATCATCAAAACACCGAACAGATAGCTAAAGTCTTTTCAGAAGTTCTTGATGCAGAAATAAAAACGCCGCAGCAAATTAACCCTGAAGAACTTCAAGAATATGATCTGGTGGGTTTTGGCTCAGGTATTTACAGTGCAAAACATGACGAATCTCTGCTTGAGCTTGCAGATTCGCTACCCCAAGTCATGGATAAGAAAGCATTCCTTTTTTCAACTGCAGGTATTACGGGAAAATCCAAAAAAACCAAAGATCACCGCACTATTAGGGAAAAACTGGAATCAAAAGGTTACACCATTGTTGATGAATTTCAATGTAAAGGATTCAACACCAATAGTTTTCTCAAGCTCTTTGGGGGAATGAATAAAGGCAGGCCTAATGCCAAAGACCTTAAAAATGCAGAAGAATTTGCGGTGAAGATAACGTAGAACAATAATTAATAAATAAGATTTTAATCTATCAGGAAAAAAGAATTCGATATTTTTGTTATCCTATAAAAATTTTTATATTTTTGTTATTTTTTTAATCTATTTCCAGAAACTATATATACAAATTTCAACAAATTGACTGACATCAGTCAAATAGTGGGATGAATTAATTCGCGTTAGCAAAAGTTCACAAATTAGACTCAAAGTACTCATAAGCATGGAATAACAATCGTTTCAGATAATATGTGCATTGAATGATTTCCAGAAAATCGTGAGTAATTTTAATGACTTTAGGGGGTTTAAAAATGAAGATACTCTTACCAGTTATTGGTGTGCGAGGTGACGTACAAGTCTTTCTTGCTCTGGCAAAAGCACTAAGTAATGAGGGAAATCAAGTAACAGTAGCTCTAAATAAGCAATTCGAGCAATTAGCTAAATCTTATGGGCTTAATTGTTATTCTCTTGAAGGCAAACTTGATGACGGAGTAAATGAATTGCAGGAGATAATGAGGGCAAAAACCACCATGGAAGCAGCAAAACTGGGGACGAACTTTTTTTTCAAAGGAGTTAGAGAGCAAACAAAAATACTACAGGATCTATGCCCAGGTCATGATTTGATTGTTGGCTATGGTAGTTTTGGTTTAGCTGAAGCTGATAAAGCCAACAAACCTTTTATCAGCGTGGTTATCGATCCCACCATGGCGGAGAAGAAATTTTCCAAAAACATGAGATTAAACATGGGATTAATTGCCGAAAAAATCGCCCTGTATTTCCTGATGGGGAGAAAATATGAACAATTCAGGAAAGAAATCGGTGCTCCTCCCTCCAGCCAATCAAGAAACCCTCAATTGATACTTTTACCAATGAGTCAGCATGTAATTAAGAAAAATGATAACTGGACAGTCAGAAACTTAATTTCTGGTTATTGGTACTTGAACACATCTTCCAGCTATTCTCCACCGAAAGAACTTCAGAAATTCATTCAAAAGGGCAAAAAACCTGTATTCATTAGCTTTGGATCTGCAGGTTGGAGTGAAGAAGATAGTATTTCTTTTATGAAGCTTCTTTTTGAAGCTGTCAAGGAAGCAGAAGAAAGGGCTATTATTTTGAATACAGAAAGTTATGCTGGGGAAATACCAGATCATATTTATTTGGTTCAAGAGATTCCATATGATTGGTTATTTAACCATGTTTCGTGCGTTGTTCATCATTGCGGTCTGGGAACAACTTCTGAAGTTCTAAAAGCAGGCCTTCCTTCTATTCCAGTGCCATATATGCTTGACCAGTTTGCCTGGGCCGAGAGGATTCATTCTCTGGGGGTTGCAACGCGCCCTATGCCTAGAAAGGAGCTTACTGTGGAAAAAATGTCTAAGGCAATTACAGAAACTCTGGATAATTCATCTATAATTGAAAATGCTGAGAATTTAGCCCTTAAAATACGCGAAGAAGATGGTTTGAATAGTTCAGTAAGGGCAATAAAATCTATAATAAATAAAACTGGAAAATAATCGTCAGAATAGTCACCATTTAAAAGGAGGAATGATTCTATTCGTGTTACTAAAAATCCAGACAAAAGAAGCCAGGAACTTATCGATATAGCTGAACAATTATTTCTCGAGAAAGGCTACGAGAATACCATGGTCAGAGACATTGTTAAAAAAGCGGGTGTGGCTCAGGGTACTTTCTACTATTATTTCAAATCTAAAGAAGCAATTCTGGATGAAATAACTGATAAATATATCAATATAATCGTTGAATCTATGGAAAAAATATCAAAAGAGGAGGATTTAAACGCCCTAGAAAAACTGGTTAAAATATTTCAGTTTTCATTTTCCTTTAGAAATGATACGAGAAGTATAATGCAGTATGTTCATGAGGAAAAGAACGTTCAATTTCATCGTAAATTCGAGCAAAGGATTCCTCTTCAAACAGTAGGACCATTAGCTCGTATATTTAAACAGGGTGTTGGGGAGGGGATTTTCAACACCCCATACCCAGAAGATGCGGCCAAAGCATTTAATGGAATTTCAGCCATGGTTCTGCAGGGAATAGATAGTGCTGATCATAATTCAGAGGAATTCAGAAGGAAATTTATGGCAATTTTCGATTTTACTGAACGAATTTTGGGCACAGAAAGTGGGGTTATCATCAATGCTTTTCGTGAAAAAAGTTTTCTATACTTTTAAAATATTTGGTAAGATATAAGGTGATATAAATGGAAATAACAGACTTTAAATTCCCAGTAGGGTACCATAACTTTCACAAAGATCCATTATTTAATTATCAGTTGAACCGCTGGTATTCATGGGGGTACGCCAGGTTAGAAGATATGGTAAAGGTTGGTCCAAAGATAAATAATGTTGAAGATTGGAAAAATGAAATGGTAAAACTGGCTGAAAGAGCCCTTCAGGAAGATAGGTTGATAAATGCAGCGTTTTATTATCGAGCAGCGGAATTCTACACTTTTGTCGATGATCATGATAAAGAAATATTATATGATAAGTTCAGTGATCTTTTCTATAGTTTGTTTGAAAATGAGGGATTAAAAAGATTTAAAGTACCCTATGAAGACGGATTTTTACCAGTAATAAAAATATCACCAAGTGGGGAGAATAAAGGCACTATAGTTCTGCATGGGGGATTTGATTCTTATATCGAGGAATTCTATTCCTGGATGAGATATTTTTCCAGCCATGGATATGAGGTCATTGGTTTTGAAGGCCCTGGGCAGGGAGCGGCTCTGAAAAAATATGGAATTCCCCTGGATATCCAATGGGAAAAACCCACCCAAGCAGTTCTGGACTATTTAAATTTAGATGACGTTACTTTAATTGGATTATCAATGGGAGGATGGTTTTGTCTTAGAGCAGCAGCATTTGAACCAAGAATAAAAAGAGTTATTGCCCAGGGACATGCTATTGATTATTTTAAGGTTCCAAATATCCTGGCTCAATGGATGATGACTTGCTTTCTTAAAATTTTCCCGGGTTCTGTAAATAAAATGACCTTAAAAAATATAAAAAAAGGAAATATGGGGATGTGGAGTACCAGTAACCTGATGTACATCACAGATAAAAATGTGCCCGTAGATGCCATGAAGTACGCTTTCCAGATGAACCAGGAGAATATTCATTCAGAAATGATTAAACAGGATGTATTGATATTATCCGGAAAGGACGATCACTTTATTGGAGTTAAACTACACCAAAAACAAGTTAATGCATTAACTAATGCAAGATCGGTTACTGGTAAGATTTTTACAAAAGAAGATCGGGCTCAAAATCACTGCCAGGTAGGTAACACAGAACTGGCGCTGGAAACTATGTTAAAATGGATTGAACAGTGTTAATTTGATGACCATTCGGAAAAAGAAAGAATTAAAGAATTATTTACTAGGTTATATTAGTTCTAACTAAATTTCACATTTGGATTCAAATAACGTCCCCTTTTGATGGTTGAGTTACCATATTGAATTGCTTTGGTTGAGCAGCGATTTATACACCCACTGCAATGGCTCCATTTTTCTTCTATCCATACTGGTTTACCATTTTCTTTCTGGATCACTTCTGAAGGGCACATTTCCTCACATAATCCGCAGTTATTGCAATCTTCTGTGGCATAAAACTTTTTATTTTTGCGATAAATCCCATAAATAGGGTATAATATTAGAGTAAATAGGAAAAGATAACCATGAAATGCGAAATTACCTTTTTATCCTGCATCAAGACGTTTTGATATCATTTCAATTTCCTTTTCAGCATCTTGAAGAACTAATTTTTGTTCTTCCTTGGTGGGTACATCATACATTATAGTGTAGTTACTGGGCATAAGCACTAAAAATGAACTATTTAATTCGAGGTTTCTCTTTTCTAACAACTTTTTAAGCATTTATCTGTATTTCCAATGGATCCGCCACATGTTATCACTGAGTATGTGAAAGGCTTTGAGTCACTTTTGATGGTTAGCTTGTTTATTCTTAAATGGCATAAAGAAAATCGTAATTATAACATAATAATAAAAAAGGTGGAAAAATGGAAAATAAAGGAAATGAAATCTCTCTTAGTTTTGTATTCATATCATCACAATAATACGGAAAAATAGATAAAGTCTTCGAGAAAGTTCTTGAAGCGGAAATAAAAACGCCACAGCAAATACGCCCTGAAGAGCTTCAAGAGTATGATCTGGTAGGGTTTGGATCAGGTATATCTGCTTATAAACACCATAAAATCATTCTTACTCTCGCTGATAGACTACCTGAAGTTGAAGGTAAAAATGCATTCATATTTTCCACCAGTGGTGCAAGAATGGGTTCAGGATGGTTAAAATAACATCGAAATTTCATGACGAACTCAGGGCAAAACTGCAATCCAAAGGCCACATAATCATTGATGAATTTCAATGTAAAGGATTCAACACCAATAGTTTTCTCAGGCTCTTTGGGGGAATGAATAAAGGCAGGCCTAATGCTAGCGATCTTATAAATGCAGAAGACTTTGCAGTGAAGATAAAACAGAACAAGAATATGGATAAATAAGATTTTTATAATCAGAAAAAATAGTCGATATTTTTGATATCACTATATAGAGCGACCTATCAGAAAACACGAACCGAGGTAATTAATCTTATTTCTATTAAATAAATTTTTATAATAGTTATTTTTAAAAAATTTGCTTAAAAAATACTTTAAAATTATTTTTAAGAATTAAAAAAAGAATTAGTAGTTATTAAATGGTAGGAAATATCTTTAAAGCTACTTTTTTAGGTCAATTTATGGCTGAATTAATTCAATTTCCACCCCATCAGGACCCTCTAAAAAGACCACTTTAGGACCTTCCGGTGGGCCAAGGGGGCCGCGAGTTAATTCCACACCTTTAGCATTTTAATTTATCGACTTAATGGTCTAAATCTGCAGATAAAAAAACAAGAATAGTTTTAAAAAAATACTATTCCATTTCTAAAATTTGCATTCTTTCTTCTGAAACATTTTGTATTTTAATTCCCAACACAATTATTCTATCCCAATTTACTCAACCAGTTCATAAGATTGTTTTTTGCATCACTTACACGAGCACCATGTAGTGCCAATCCATCTAAAATCGTTGTTTTGGGGCAAAGTTTTGCAATATCTTTTGCACTGTGGCCTAAACCACTCCCTTCATGTGTACAAAAAGGAATAATGGTTTTCCCAGAAAAGTCATATTCTTCCAGGAATGTAAAAACTGGCAGAGGCATGGTTCCCCACCAGTTAGGATAACACAAGAATATCACACCATAATCATCCATATTTTCTACATGATTAGAAATCTCGGGCCTGGCATCCTCATGCAGTTCTTTTTGTGCCACCTCTGTGGTTTCGGTATAATCTTCTGGATAAGGATTTACAGGATCAATATGGAAAAGATCAGCCCCAGTTATTTCCTGAATCATATTGGCCAATATTTCAGTGTTACCAATGGGCAGATTCACAATCTTTCCACCAATATAGTTATTGCCTGCATGTGAAAAATAGGCTATCAAAGATTTTTCTTCTTTTAAATTCATATTTCTTGCCCCACATTATCTTGCTTAATCTTTTAGGAGTTCTAAATAATATCTGCTTGGAAATGTGTTATTGTGGCTGTTATTTGATTATTCCCTGTTAAAATTGGTGTGGATAGTTTCTTCCTTCTCAGGGAGCAGTACCCCAGCCTTCACTCCTGCCTCTTGGCACTTTAAAAACCAATCCATATTCTTGGCAAGCACACAAATGGTCTGCAATCCTTCCAAGTCTTTTTTAATAATTATCTCTAACATCCATATTATAATTATTTAAATTTATTATATACTTCATCAATTACCGGTTCCAGTCATTCTGCTGGGCTTCATTAGCATATTTTCAATGAAAAATATGTACAACCCAACTGTCATGTGCTAAGCCATGCCAGCTTTTTACGTTAGAGAAGATCTTTACCATCCCTTGCATGAAGTTCTTGTGTCGGCTTCCTTCCTCAGAATAGTAGCCGAGTTCACCAGTCGCTACAGATTATGTCCACCAGGGTGCTTATACAAGGTTGGGATGGCTCGGGTTCAAAGTTTACATTAATTATGGGACAATTGAATTCATTACCACCGATTAGCAGCATATTAAGCCAAACCGTACCTGAAAAATAGTTACTGAACTTTTCCGGAAGTTTTTCTCCTTTGGGGAAGATTACAATTTCAATAAATCATTTAGTTTATAGGGCTTCCACCACATCCTCCATAAATCTTAAGGTACTCTCCTCAATTTCTTGGGTTAAACTATCTAAATCACCAAAATCTGGATTTTCCACTAAAACATTTTCAACAATGGAATCTCTTCCTTTTATAGATGAGGGAATGTGGTACTTTTCCAGGCTCTTTTTAGTAAATAGTTCCCAGTACTCTTTCTGAACATTTTTATTAGATCCTGCCAACCATACTTCAAATTTAAAGGTATCATAAATAAAAACCACAGCTATTTTCAATTTAAGACTTTTTAATGAGTCGGGAGTGAATGAAAAATAAGTCATATCCATATACCCCTGATAAATCCCCGATACAGAATATTCCGGATATTTATTTTTTAAATAAGTTCTTAAATCCATGATATAACTCATTAATCCCCTATATGCTCCCTGTACGTGGCCCTTTTCTAACTGTTTTCTATATTCAAACATTTGTTCCCTTAATGATTCCATACTAAATCTCCCCATATTCATAAATTAATAATCAGGCGAATTTCGTTAAAAATATTATTAAACTAATTTAAATATAATACTAGTGAAAAATTATGCCCCCCAGAAAAAAATTCAAAACTATAGATGAATATATTGCAGAATTTCCCGAAGATATACAGGAAATCTTAGAAAATATGCGAAAAGTCATCCAGAAAGCAGTCCCTGAAGCAAAAGAGACCATAAATTACGGTATGCCCACTTTCAAGCTTTATGGCAACCTGGTGCATTTTGCGGCCTACAAAAAGCATATAGGATTTTGTCCAGCGCCTTCTGGGATTGAAGCATTTAAAGAAGAGATATCCGAATATAAAAGCTCAAAAGGTGCTGTGCAATTCCCCCTGGATGAACCAATCCCTTATGATCTGGTGGAGAAGATTGTTATTTTTCGGGTAAAAGAAAACTTGATGAAAAAAAGTTAAAACTTCCTGCCATTAATAGTATATACACGACAATAAGGTGAATCATGAACAAAATTCCTTCAAAATCCATTGCAGATCATGATAAGTGGGCTGGAGATTACGATTATCTATCCTGTGAATTGGAAAACCATGCCCATGAATTAATTTTTGGATTGGTTTTCGAATATATTAATAAAGGAGAAAAGCTGCTGGATCTAGGAATTGGAACTGGCCTGGCCTCATCATTATTTCATAAAGCGGGTTTAAAGATTTATGGGCTGGATAATTCCAAAGAAATGCTGAATATTTGTCGGAACAAAAACCTAGCCTATGATCTTAAATTATTTGACTTAAAAAAAAGCACCATTCCATATGATAACCAATTATTTGATCAAGTTATTGCTGTGGGAGTTTTCCACTTTTTCAAAGACTTGGAACGATTTTTTAAGGAATCCCACCGGATTCTTAAAGAACAGGGCATCTTTAGTTTCACAGTTAAAGATTCTGACACATTTATATCCTGTGATGTAGATGAAGAATATAATTTGACAATTTATGGGCATTCTGAGGAATATATAGCAAAATTAATCCAGGAATATGATTTTGAACTCCTGAAAAGTTTAAAGTTTCAAACTTTTAAAGACCTATCAAAAAATGAATCTTTATCCTTTAAAGCTTATGTTTTAAAGAAATAATTAATTAAATCTATGAAGTAATTATAACATATAAAGATTTTTTTAGTCTGATATATCATCTAGGCCATCATCATTTACAAAAAAAGAATTTAAAACCAGATAATTGTGCAAAAAGAGGTTAAAATTCTATGAAAATTAAATACACTACCCTGATAGTTAATGATATGGAAGAGTCCATCAAATTCTACACCGAAGTTATGGGATTTGAAATAGGTAGCCAATACGATCTCGGGCCAGCCGGAAACATCACTTTATTGAAAGGTGAAGGGGAAACGATGGTGGAGATCATTAAAAATCCAGTAGATGAACCAGGGCTATTTCCATAGGAATGGGAGTGGAAGACTTGAATAATACCATTAAAGAACTCAAATCTAAGGCGCCAAAATCACTATGGAACCTATGAAAATAACAGTGGGGACCCTGGCCTTCTTAGAAGATCCAAATGGGGTCCTAATAGCACTAATTGAGCATTATTAATTCTTATTTTTAAAATAGTGTACTATCCATTTCTTTTCTTATGTAAAACAAACTCTTTTTATTTATTAATCATTAATTCAATTTAAACCTTTTTTTCTCTGCCAAATCTTTAAATCAGTAAATTTATTAATTTTTAAACTTAATAATGGAAAATAATCATTTTTATTTAAAATTAGAGATTTAAATTGCATCTTCCAGCCCCACATTGAAAATTATTAAATGGATAAATAACAAATATATTAATAATTTATTGCTCTAAAAAGAGGGAAAAAATGCAAATTAGGCCCTATCTTAGCTTTCATGGTGAATGTCAAGAAGCAATCGAACTTTATACAAAAGCATTAATATAGAAAAATCTGAGATT
This genomic interval carries:
- a CDS encoding DUF1801 domain-containing protein, with translation MPPRKKFKTIDEYIAEFPEDIQEILENMRKVIQKAVPEAKETINYGMPTFKLYGNLVHFAAYKKHIGFCPAPSGIEAFKEEISEYKSSKGAVQFPLDEPIPYDLVEKIVIFRVKENLMKKS
- a CDS encoding class I SAM-dependent methyltransferase — translated: MNKIPSKSIADHDKWAGDYDYLSCELENHAHELIFGLVFEYINKGEKLLDLGIGTGLASSLFHKAGLKIYGLDNSKEMLNICRNKNLAYDLKLFDLKKSTIPYDNQLFDQVIAVGVFHFFKDLERFFKESHRILKEQGIFSFTVKDSDTFISCDVDEEYNLTIYGHSEEYIAKLIQEYDFELLKSLKFQTFKDLSKNESLSFKAYVLKK
- a CDS encoding TetR/AcrR family transcriptional regulator, whose amino-acid sequence is MAEQLFLEKGYENTMVRDIVKKAGVAQGTFYYYFKSKEAILDEITDKYINIIVESMEKISKEEDLNALEKLVKIFQFSFSFRNDTRSIMQYVHEEKNVQFHRKFEQRIPLQTVGPLARIFKQGVGEGIFNTPYPEDAAKAFNGISAMVLQGIDSADHNSEEFRRKFMAIFDFTERILGTESGVIINAFREKSFLYF
- a CDS encoding alpha/beta fold hydrolase; its protein translation is MEITDFKFPVGYHNFHKDPLFNYQLNRWYSWGYARLEDMVKVGPKINNVEDWKNEMVKLAERALQEDRLINAAFYYRAAEFYTFVDDHDKEILYDKFSDLFYSLFENEGLKRFKVPYEDGFLPVIKISPSGENKGTIVLHGGFDSYIEEFYSWMRYFSSHGYEVIGFEGPGQGAALKKYGIPLDIQWEKPTQAVLDYLNLDDVTLIGLSMGGWFCLRAAAFEPRIKRVIAQGHAIDYFKVPNILAQWMMTCFLKIFPGSVNKMTLKNIKKGNMGMWSTSNLMYITDKNVPVDAMKYAFQMNQENIHSEMIKQDVLILSGKDDHFIGVKLHQKQVNALTNARSVTGKIFTKEDRAQNHCQVGNTELALETMLKWIEQC
- a CDS encoding flavodoxin, which encodes MNLKEEKSLIAYFSHAGNNYIGGKIVNLPIGNTEILANMIQEITGADLFHIDPVNPYPEDYTETTEVAQKELHEDARPEISNHVENMDDYGVIFLCYPNWWGTMPLPVFTFLEEYDFSGKTIIPFCTHEGSGLGHSAKDIAKLCPKTTILDGLALHGARVSDAKNNLMNWLSKLG
- a CDS encoding NAD(P)-dependent alcohol dehydrogenase, whose product is MKAILYTKYGPPDVLELSEVEKPIPNDNEVLIKVHATTVHRGDTRMRSLNIPGPHWQLIFARIFLGIRKPKRAILGMELSGKIEAVGKNVTLFKEGDEIFASTVWSGFGGYAEYKCMPEDGALAIKPINMTFEEAATIPSGGITSLGIIRMANIQNGQKVLIYGASGSVGTFAVQIAKSLGAEVTGVCSTTNLEMVKFMGADKVIDYTKEDFTQNSEKYDVIFDTVAKIPPKQAKKSLKKTGIYLNVHTSSEKIKTKDAIHLLKDLKELIEAGKIKAVIDKRYILDEIIEAHRYVDKGHKKGNVVITVEHDN
- a CDS encoding alcohol dehydrogenase catalytic domain-containing protein — translated: MKAAICTKYGPPEVLKIKEVEKPVPRDNELLIKVKATTVTSGDSRVRGFRVPLSFWLLAKIALGFRGPRKNILGADLAGEIESVGKDVKRFKEGNQVIAYPGHIGGAYAEYVCLNEDMAVAIKPVNLTYEKAAAVPFGGNTALHFIKQANIQKGQKVLIYGASAA
- a CDS encoding zinc-binding dehydrogenase, whose product is MCSTANIDLMKSLGANKVIDYTKEDFTQKGEKYDVILDAVGMASFSGCMGSLKKKGTYLQVVAAPATSIRMRLTGLTSKKTLIGGTAIPQTENLIFLQELIENGDIQPVIDRTYPMEQIVEAHRYVDQGHKKGNVVINIE
- a CDS encoding glycosyltransferase — its product is MKILLPVIGVRGDVQVFLALAKALSNEGNQVTVALNKQFEQLAKSYGLNCYSLEGKLDDGVNELQEIMRAKTTMEAAKLGTNFFFKGVREQTKILQDLCPGHDLIVGYGSFGLAEADKANKPFISVVIDPTMAEKKFSKNMRLNMGLIAEKIALYFLMGRKYEQFRKEIGAPPSSQSRNPQLILLPMSQHVIKKNDNWTVRNLISGYWYLNTSSSYSPPKELQKFIQKGKKPVFISFGSAGWSEEDSISFMKLLFEAVKEAEERAIILNTESYAGEIPDHIYLVQEIPYDWLFNHVSCVVHHCGLGTTSEVLKAGLPSIPVPYMLDQFAWAERIHSLGVATRPMPRKELTVEKMSKAITETLDNSSIIENAENLALKIREEDGLNSSVRAIKSIINKTGK
- a CDS encoding EFR1 family ferrodoxin (N-terminal region resembles flavodoxins. C-terminal ferrodoxin region binds two 4Fe-4S clusters.), with protein sequence MYRKNKKFYATEDCNNCGLCEEMCPSEVIQKENGKPVWIEEKWSHCSGCINRCSTKAIQYGNSTIKRGRYLNPNVKFS
- a CDS encoding flavodoxin family protein, with protein sequence MEKNDNEIKDSLPKKVLLVLYSYHHQNTEQIAKVFSEVLDAEIKTPQQINPEELQEYDLVGFGSGIYSAKHDESLLELADSLPQVMDKKAFLFSTAGITGKSKKTKDHRTIREKLESKGYTIVDEFQCKGFNTNSFLKLFGGMNKGRPNAKDLKNAEEFAVKIT